The following coding sequences are from one Niveibacterium umoris window:
- the modA gene encoding molybdate ABC transporter substrate-binding protein: MRSIVVLCAVFGVCSRSWADEVAVAVAANFSAPMRQIADEFERASGHHVRLSPGATGALYAQIKNGAPFDLLLAADDETPARLEREGNAVAATRYTYAIGKLVLWSAKPGVVDDKGGVLRQGNFERLAIANPKTAPYGEAATEALTRLGLHAGLQAKLVQGNSIAQAYQFVASGNAELGLLALSQVWKDGALVSGSAWIVPESLYAPIRQDAVLLARGADKPAALALLQYLKGDKARAVIRAYGYGL, translated from the coding sequence ATCAGATCGATTGTGGTGCTGTGCGCCGTATTTGGGGTTTGTTCGCGCTCGTGGGCGGACGAAGTGGCTGTCGCCGTTGCGGCCAATTTTTCGGCGCCGATGCGCCAGATCGCCGACGAGTTCGAGCGCGCCAGCGGCCACCATGTGCGTCTGTCTCCCGGCGCCACCGGGGCACTGTATGCGCAGATCAAGAACGGCGCCCCGTTCGACCTGCTGCTCGCGGCCGACGACGAGACACCCGCGCGCCTGGAGCGGGAAGGCAACGCGGTGGCCGCCACGCGCTATACCTACGCGATCGGCAAGTTGGTTCTCTGGAGTGCCAAGCCCGGTGTGGTGGACGACAAGGGGGGCGTACTGCGGCAGGGAAACTTCGAGCGGCTTGCGATCGCGAACCCCAAGACTGCGCCTTACGGTGAGGCCGCGACCGAGGCGCTGACCCGCCTCGGTCTCCACGCCGGATTGCAGGCGAAGCTGGTGCAGGGCAACAGCATCGCGCAGGCCTACCAGTTTGTCGCGAGCGGCAACGCCGAACTGGGCCTGCTCGCGCTGTCGCAAGTCTGGAAAGACGGCGCATTGGTAAGCGGCTCGGCCTGGATCGTGCCGGAGTCTCTCTACGCGCCAATCCGGCAGGATGCCGTCCTGCTTGCTCGTGGCGCTGACAAGCCGGCTGCGTTGGCCCTGCTTCAGTACCTGAAGGGCGACAAAGCGAGGGCGGTCATCAGGGCCTACGGGTATGGGCTTTGA
- the nifN gene encoding nitrogenase iron-molybdenum cofactor biosynthesis protein NifN has protein sequence MAEVIKRSKPLSVDPLKTSSTLGASLAFLGLQRAIPMMHGSQGCTAFGKVFLVRHFRESIPLQTTAMDQIATVMSADENVIEGLKTLCEKSHPDVIGLPTTGIAETQGSDIHRLVREFRASHPQYAQVAIVPVNTPDYIGSLESGFALAVEAIIQTLVPHTRHAGRRRRQVNVLASAALTPGDIEVIRDWCEAFGLRAVVLPDLGDSLDGHLIEAEHSPLTLGGTPREEIAAMGDSVATLVIGDSLKRAADELHLRTEVPDFRFDHLMGLDACDRFTQTLAEISGITVPARIERQRAQLQDAMVDSHFMTGFLRVGIAGEPDLLAGMTEFLTSNGCEVVTAVAPVRAESLVRLRCATVQIGDLQDLEQGAQSQHAQLLVGSAHLAPCAGRLGIPLLRAGFPQYDRLGGFARPWVGYRAARQALFDIANLVLEQHHDIPAYRSVFWSGGPRDREDHPLPSQSRAGVVRH, from the coding sequence ATGGCCGAAGTGATCAAACGCAGCAAGCCGCTCTCGGTCGATCCGCTGAAGACAAGCTCCACGCTCGGTGCGAGCCTCGCTTTCCTCGGCTTGCAACGGGCGATTCCGATGATGCACGGGTCACAGGGCTGCACCGCCTTCGGCAAGGTGTTTCTGGTGCGCCACTTCCGCGAGAGCATTCCGCTGCAGACCACGGCGATGGACCAGATCGCCACGGTGATGAGCGCCGACGAGAACGTCATCGAAGGCCTCAAGACGTTGTGCGAGAAGAGCCACCCGGATGTGATCGGCCTGCCCACGACCGGCATCGCCGAAACCCAGGGCAGCGACATCCACCGCCTGGTGCGCGAGTTCCGCGCCAGCCACCCGCAGTACGCACAGGTGGCCATCGTGCCGGTGAACACGCCCGACTACATCGGTAGTCTGGAAAGCGGTTTCGCGCTGGCGGTCGAGGCGATCATCCAGACGCTGGTGCCGCACACCCGCCATGCGGGCCGCCGGCGCCGTCAGGTGAACGTGCTCGCGTCGGCCGCGCTGACGCCGGGCGACATCGAGGTGATCCGCGATTGGTGCGAAGCGTTCGGGCTGCGCGCCGTGGTGCTGCCGGACCTTGGCGATTCACTCGACGGCCACCTGATCGAAGCCGAGCACTCACCGCTGACGCTCGGCGGTACGCCACGTGAAGAAATTGCCGCAATGGGCGACTCCGTCGCCACGCTGGTCATCGGCGATTCGCTCAAGCGCGCGGCCGACGAATTGCATCTGCGCACCGAAGTGCCCGACTTCCGATTCGACCACCTGATGGGGCTCGATGCCTGCGACCGTTTCACGCAAACGCTGGCGGAGATCTCCGGCATCACGGTCCCGGCACGGATCGAGCGACAACGTGCCCAACTGCAGGATGCCATGGTCGACAGTCACTTCATGACCGGCTTCCTCCGCGTGGGCATTGCAGGGGAGCCCGACCTGCTTGCGGGCATGACGGAATTCTTGACCAGCAATGGCTGTGAGGTCGTAACAGCCGTTGCCCCGGTGCGCGCCGAATCCCTCGTGCGCCTGCGCTGCGCCACCGTCCAGATTGGCGACCTGCAGGATCTTGAACAGGGAGCACAAAGCCAGCATGCCCAGTTGCTGGTTGGTAGCGCGCACCTTGCACCGTGCGCCGGGCGACTCGGTATTCCGCTGCTACGCGCAGGCTTCCCGCAATACGACCGGCTGGGCGGCTTTGCCCGCCCCTGGGTGGGCTACCGCGCAGCGCGGCAAGCCCTGTTCGACATCGCCAACCTCGTCCTGGAGCAACACCATGACATTCCGGCCTACCGATCCGTTTTTTGGTCAGGCGGACCCCGCGACCGCGAAGACCACCCTCTCCCTTCGCAAAGTCGCGCTGGCGTGGTCCGCCACTGA
- the modC gene encoding molybdenum ABC transporter ATP-binding protein, producing MATGEQRIRLRLQHRYPGFELEADLALPGRGVTVLFGHSGSGKTTLLRCVAGLERAASAYLSVNGEVWQDTERSHFLPTWRRPIGFVFQEASLFPHLDVRGNLAYGSKRTAATGGVLTLPKVAALLGIEHLLGRATDRLSGGERQRVAIARALLTQPRLLLMDEPLSALDAARKQEILPYLERLHDELEIPLLYVTHQVEEAARLADHLVLLEQGKVLASAPLDEALSRLDLPLAREHEAGVVISAEVVGHDEQWHLTQLRFSGGDIAVSQRPLNVGRSVRVRILARDVSIALSGDNASSIQNRFACTIRDIVPADDPSQCLVGLVASGVPLFARLTRRAVSQLGLTPGLAVWAQIKAVALLE from the coding sequence ATGGCCACTGGCGAACAGCGGATACGCCTGCGCTTGCAGCATCGATACCCCGGTTTCGAACTCGAAGCGGATCTCGCGCTGCCCGGGCGCGGCGTAACGGTGCTATTTGGCCATTCCGGATCGGGGAAGACCACACTGTTGCGCTGCGTCGCAGGGTTGGAGCGCGCGGCCAGCGCGTACCTGTCGGTCAATGGCGAAGTCTGGCAAGACACAGAACGGTCTCACTTCTTGCCGACCTGGCGTCGTCCGATCGGTTTCGTATTCCAGGAAGCAAGCCTGTTCCCGCATCTCGATGTGCGCGGAAACCTCGCCTACGGTAGCAAGCGCACCGCGGCGACGGGTGGCGTGCTGACATTGCCAAAGGTCGCCGCCTTGCTGGGTATTGAGCATCTATTGGGCCGCGCCACCGATCGGTTGTCCGGGGGCGAGCGGCAGCGCGTCGCGATCGCGCGGGCCCTGCTTACGCAACCCCGTCTGCTGTTGATGGACGAACCGCTCTCTGCCTTGGACGCGGCACGCAAGCAGGAGATCCTGCCCTACCTCGAACGGCTGCACGACGAGCTTGAGATCCCGTTGCTCTACGTGACGCACCAGGTCGAGGAGGCCGCGCGCCTGGCAGACCATCTGGTGCTGCTCGAACAGGGCAAGGTGCTGGCTAGTGCGCCGCTGGACGAAGCGCTGTCACGGCTCGATCTGCCGCTCGCGCGGGAGCACGAAGCCGGGGTTGTAATCAGCGCTGAGGTCGTGGGCCACGATGAGCAATGGCATCTCACTCAACTGCGCTTTTCCGGTGGCGACATTGCGGTTTCGCAACGCCCGCTGAACGTGGGGCGATCGGTGCGCGTCCGTATCCTCGCCCGTGATGTCAGCATCGCATTGAGCGGGGATAACGCATCGAGCATCCAGAACCGATTCGCCTGCACTATTCGCGATATCGTTCCGGCTGACGATCCGTCGCAGTGTCTGGTCGGACTCGTCGCATCCGGCGTTCCTCTGTTCGCAAGGCTTACCCGGCGTGCTGTCAGTCAGTTAGGCCTAACGCCAGGCCTCGCGGTGTGGGCCCAGATCAAGGCCGTGGCACTGCTTGAGTGA
- a CDS encoding NifB/NifX family molybdenum-iron cluster-binding protein, producing the protein MAFASRDRVHVDQHFGAAEGFVIFTVDAERARLAGVLEFPPENMDGNENKLGERIRALEGCAAVYCLAVGGSAVRQLLAANIQPIRLENAASIDPLLNSIRDAINAGGVQWIDRRIHRDTDDSRFERMAAEGWQE; encoded by the coding sequence GTGGCATTCGCCAGCCGCGACCGCGTTCATGTCGACCAGCATTTCGGCGCCGCCGAAGGCTTCGTCATCTTCACGGTAGACGCTGAGCGTGCCCGGCTGGCGGGGGTGCTGGAATTCCCGCCCGAGAACATGGACGGCAATGAGAACAAGCTCGGCGAGCGGATCCGGGCGCTGGAGGGCTGCGCGGCGGTCTACTGCCTGGCAGTCGGCGGCTCGGCAGTGCGCCAGCTGCTGGCGGCCAACATCCAGCCGATCCGGCTCGAGAACGCTGCATCGATCGATCCGCTGCTCAACAGCATCCGCGACGCGATCAATGCGGGCGGCGTGCAATGGATAGACCGCCGCATTCATCGCGACACCGATGATTCGCGTTTCGAGCGCATGGCCGCCGAGGGTTGGCAGGAATGA
- the modB gene encoding molybdate ABC transporter permease subunit, producing the protein MTALESQDWSAIWLTIKLAATVTLLLLLLGTPIAWWLAHTRSRWRSVASALVAMPIVLPPTVLGFYLLLLMGPDGPVGRATQALGIGLLPFTFGGLVVASTFYSLPFVVQPIQNAMEAIGPRPLEVAATLRASPWDAFWSVVVPLARPGFLAGAILGFAHTVGEFGVVLMIGGNIPGVTRVVSVQIFDHVEALEYARAHWLAAGMVGFSFIVLLLLYTLNPQARRS; encoded by the coding sequence ATGACTGCGCTTGAATCCCAGGATTGGTCGGCGATCTGGCTGACCATCAAGCTTGCTGCAACGGTGACGCTGCTGCTGTTGCTGCTCGGGACCCCGATTGCGTGGTGGCTTGCGCATACACGATCGCGCTGGCGCAGCGTGGCGAGTGCGCTGGTCGCCATGCCTATCGTGTTGCCACCCACGGTGTTGGGTTTCTACCTGTTGCTGTTGATGGGACCCGACGGGCCGGTGGGGCGAGCAACGCAAGCGCTGGGCATCGGCCTGCTGCCATTCACGTTTGGTGGGCTCGTCGTCGCTTCCACGTTCTATTCGCTGCCATTCGTCGTGCAGCCGATCCAGAACGCCATGGAGGCCATCGGCCCGCGCCCGCTTGAAGTGGCCGCCACCTTGCGTGCCTCGCCGTGGGATGCGTTCTGGTCGGTCGTGGTGCCGCTTGCGCGACCAGGTTTTCTCGCCGGCGCTATCCTCGGCTTCGCCCATACCGTGGGCGAATTCGGTGTCGTGTTGATGATCGGCGGCAACATCCCGGGTGTGACACGCGTGGTGTCTGTGCAGATCTTCGACCATGTGGAAGCGCTCGAATATGCCCGCGCGCACTGGCTCGCTGCTGGCATGGTGGGCTTCTCGTTCATCGTGCTGCTGCTCCTCTACACCCTCAATCCGCAGGCTCGGCGCAGCTGA
- the nifE gene encoding nitrogenase iron-molybdenum cofactor biosynthesis protein NifE: MKASEITALQNEPACAHNAGEKSGCARPKPGATAGGCSFDGAQIALLPIADVAHIVHGPIGCAGNSWDNRGTRSSGPVLYRTGMTTDLSEQDVIMGRGEKKLFHAIKQAIDEQAPAAVFVYATCVTALTGDDLSAVCKAAEARWGVPVVPVDAAGFYGSKNLGNRIAGETMLDHVIGTREPEPVSVAWVPGQRVHDVSLIGEYNIAGEFWNVAPLFDELGLRIIGTLSGDARYREVQTLHRAEASMVVCAKALLNVARKLEKRWGVPYFEGSFYGVADTSEALRAFAGLLRDADLNARTEALIAREEAWINAALDPWRARLQGKRVLLYTGGVKSWSIVSALQDLGMQVVATGTKKSTAEDKARIRDLMGEDAVMIDDGSPKALLTAYKDLRADILIAGGRNLYTALKARIPFLDINQEREFGYAGYRGMLELARQLALSIESPVWDAVRRPAPWARSKLAGTPVGA; this comes from the coding sequence GTGAAAGCTTCCGAGATCACCGCCCTGCAGAATGAGCCCGCCTGCGCCCACAACGCCGGCGAGAAGAGCGGCTGCGCGCGCCCCAAGCCGGGTGCAACGGCCGGTGGCTGCAGCTTCGACGGCGCGCAGATCGCGCTGCTGCCGATTGCCGACGTCGCCCACATCGTGCACGGGCCGATCGGCTGCGCGGGCAATTCCTGGGACAACCGCGGCACACGATCCAGCGGCCCGGTGCTCTATCGCACAGGCATGACCACCGACCTCAGCGAGCAGGACGTGATCATGGGGCGCGGCGAGAAGAAGCTGTTTCACGCAATCAAGCAGGCGATCGACGAGCAGGCGCCCGCGGCCGTTTTTGTCTACGCCACCTGCGTCACGGCGCTCACCGGTGACGATCTCTCCGCGGTCTGCAAAGCGGCAGAAGCGCGCTGGGGCGTGCCGGTGGTGCCTGTCGATGCGGCGGGTTTCTACGGCAGCAAGAACCTCGGCAACCGCATCGCCGGCGAGACCATGCTCGATCATGTGATCGGCACGCGCGAGCCTGAGCCGGTTTCGGTGGCGTGGGTGCCGGGCCAGCGGGTACACGACGTGAGCCTGATCGGCGAATACAACATCGCCGGCGAGTTCTGGAATGTCGCGCCGCTGTTCGACGAACTCGGGCTGCGCATCATCGGCACCTTGTCGGGCGACGCCCGCTACCGCGAGGTGCAGACGCTGCATCGTGCCGAAGCCAGCATGGTGGTGTGCGCGAAAGCCCTCTTGAACGTGGCGCGCAAGCTCGAGAAGCGCTGGGGCGTGCCGTACTTCGAGGGCAGCTTCTACGGTGTCGCTGACACCTCGGAGGCGCTGCGCGCCTTTGCCGGCCTGCTGCGAGACGCGGATCTGAACGCGCGTACCGAGGCGCTGATCGCACGCGAGGAGGCGTGGATCAACGCAGCACTCGACCCGTGGCGCGCGCGCCTGCAAGGCAAACGGGTACTGCTCTACACCGGCGGCGTGAAGTCCTGGTCCATCGTCTCTGCTTTGCAAGACCTGGGGATGCAGGTGGTGGCCACTGGCACGAAGAAATCCACCGCCGAAGACAAGGCACGCATTCGCGACTTGATGGGCGAGGACGCGGTGATGATCGACGACGGCAGCCCCAAGGCGCTGCTCACCGCCTACAAGGACCTGCGCGCCGACATCCTCATCGCGGGCGGACGCAACCTTTACACCGCGCTGAAGGCGCGCATCCCCTTCCTCGACATCAACCAGGAACGCGAATTCGGTTATGCCGGATACCGCGGCATGCTCGAACTCGCGCGCCAGCTGGCGCTGAGCATCGAAAGCCCGGTTTGGGATGCGGTGCGCCGCCCAGCCCCATGGGCGCGCAGCAAGCTGGCCGGCACGCCGGTGGGAGCCTGA
- the fdxB gene encoding ferredoxin III, nif-specific, giving the protein MSDITGITRGGTPWTPEFAVELDAKKCIGCGRCYKVCTRDVLELIDRSEDDLPEDDDDDDSESISSVMSLADPMDCTGCGACSRVCPKACFTHSAMPLAA; this is encoded by the coding sequence ATGTCTGACATTACCGGTATCACCCGCGGCGGCACCCCATGGACGCCTGAATTTGCTGTCGAGCTCGATGCAAAAAAGTGCATCGGCTGCGGCCGCTGCTACAAGGTCTGCACGCGTGACGTGCTGGAACTGATCGATAGGAGCGAAGACGATCTGCCCGAAGACGACGATGACGACGACAGCGAGAGCATCTCGTCCGTGATGTCGCTCGCCGACCCGATGGACTGCACCGGCTGCGGTGCATGCAGCCGCGTTTGCCCCAAGGCTTGTTTCACACACAGCGCGATGCCGCTGGCAGCCTGA
- a CDS encoding nitrogen fixation protein NifQ encodes MNAPEPSLSHLAEVVPPLEQIVVACAIAQSQRIGAQPLIRGLDDAAFAALCARCLPGVPLTNGRSASAPFDEFDELFALLCEHASPRDELSVWIAAAIATAAQRDEHLWQDMGLPSRRELSAILNLRFPSLAALNDRDMKWKKFFYRQLCLRAEVPICKSPNCADCSDLAVCFGPED; translated from the coding sequence ATGAATGCACCCGAACCAAGCCTTTCACATCTCGCCGAAGTCGTTCCGCCCCTCGAGCAGATCGTCGTCGCCTGCGCGATCGCCCAGAGTCAGCGCATCGGTGCGCAGCCGTTGATTCGGGGCCTCGACGATGCCGCTTTTGCTGCGCTTTGCGCCCGTTGCCTGCCCGGTGTGCCGCTGACAAATGGTCGCAGCGCGAGTGCCCCTTTCGATGAGTTCGACGAGCTGTTTGCGTTGCTGTGCGAACACGCCTCACCGCGCGACGAACTTTCGGTGTGGATCGCGGCGGCAATCGCGACTGCCGCGCAACGTGACGAACACCTTTGGCAGGACATGGGTTTGCCATCGCGTCGCGAGCTGTCGGCAATCCTCAATCTGCGTTTTCCGAGCCTGGCGGCACTCAACGATCGCGACATGAAGTGGAAGAAATTCTTCTACCGTCAGCTGTGCCTGCGCGCCGAGGTACCCATCTGCAAGTCGCCCAATTGCGCCGATTGCAGCGACCTTGCCGTGTGTTTCGGGCCCGAAGACTGA
- a CDS encoding SoxR reducing system RseC family protein, whose amino-acid sequence MMERTARVIAIHPGHMDVAVQPAAACSACGARKACQGESADRVFALPLAPGVVLGAEVSLALEDHRLLMTAALAYLVPAVGCVVGAVLGQILGHGNLTALAGALTGLFAGLLPARVLTARLGDDWNQPAIHSCSPLPPSDKRSSES is encoded by the coding sequence ATGATGGAACGCACTGCACGCGTCATCGCGATCCACCCAGGGCATATGGACGTAGCCGTGCAGCCCGCTGCAGCCTGCAGCGCCTGCGGTGCGCGTAAAGCCTGCCAGGGCGAATCCGCAGATCGCGTATTCGCTCTGCCGCTCGCCCCTGGCGTCGTGCTCGGCGCCGAGGTGTCGCTCGCGCTTGAGGATCATCGCCTGCTGATGACTGCCGCCCTTGCCTACCTGGTGCCAGCGGTGGGCTGCGTGGTCGGCGCCGTACTCGGGCAGATACTCGGCCACGGCAACCTGACCGCCCTCGCAGGCGCCCTGACTGGCTTGTTCGCCGGCCTGCTCCCCGCGCGCGTATTGACCGCGCGCCTGGGCGACGACTGGAACCAGCCCGCCATACACAGTTGCAGTCCCCTCCCCCCTTCGGACAAGCGGAGCTCCGAATCATGA
- the nifS gene encoding cysteine desulfurase NifS → MKPIYLDNNATTPCDPAVVAAMLPFFTEQFGNASSIHSFGNQVGVALKKARAQIQALLGAEHDSEIIFTSGGTESDNTAILSALKAQPERNQVITTVVEHPAVLAFCDRLEKEGYVVHKLRVDGRGRLDMDEYRALLTDRVAIVSVMWANNETGTIFPVEEMAEYAHARGIQFHTDAVQAVGKLPIDLKRTKIDMLSLSGHKLHAPKGIGVLYLRRGTRFRALLHGGQQERSRRPGTENAPGIIALGKAAELAMQHMETENTDVRFLRDKLEKGILARVPRAFPNGDLHCRLPNTSNIAFEFVEGEGILLLLNKLGIAASSGSACTSGSLEPSHVMRAMGIPYTAAHGSIRFSLSRYNTLDEIERVIEAVPPIIAQLRKISPYWNESGPIEDPDKLFQPAYA, encoded by the coding sequence ATGAAACCGATCTATCTCGACAACAACGCCACCACGCCGTGTGACCCCGCCGTGGTCGCTGCCATGCTGCCCTTCTTTACCGAACAGTTCGGCAACGCATCATCGATTCACAGTTTCGGCAATCAGGTGGGCGTTGCGCTCAAGAAGGCGCGCGCGCAGATCCAGGCCTTGCTGGGCGCCGAGCACGACTCGGAGATCATCTTTACATCCGGCGGCACCGAGTCGGACAACACGGCAATTCTCTCCGCGCTCAAAGCGCAGCCAGAGCGCAACCAGGTCATCACTACCGTCGTCGAACACCCAGCCGTGCTCGCCTTCTGCGACCGGCTCGAGAAGGAAGGCTACGTCGTGCATAAGCTGCGGGTGGATGGTCGTGGCCGCCTCGACATGGACGAGTACCGCGCGCTGCTGACCGACCGGGTCGCGATCGTTTCGGTGATGTGGGCCAACAACGAAACGGGCACGATCTTCCCGGTCGAGGAGATGGCCGAGTACGCCCACGCGCGCGGTATCCAGTTCCATACCGACGCCGTACAGGCGGTCGGCAAGCTGCCGATCGACCTGAAGCGCACGAAGATCGACATGCTCTCGCTATCGGGCCACAAGCTGCATGCGCCCAAGGGTATCGGTGTGCTCTACCTGCGCCGCGGCACACGTTTTCGCGCGCTGCTGCACGGTGGCCAGCAGGAACGCAGCCGCCGCCCTGGCACCGAAAACGCACCGGGCATCATCGCGCTGGGCAAGGCAGCCGAACTCGCCATGCAACACATGGAGACCGAGAACACGGACGTCCGCTTCCTGCGCGACAAGCTTGAGAAAGGCATTCTCGCGCGCGTGCCGCGCGCCTTCCCGAACGGCGATCTCCACTGCCGGCTACCGAACACCAGCAACATTGCGTTCGAGTTCGTCGAGGGCGAAGGCATCCTGCTGTTGTTGAACAAGCTGGGTATCGCGGCCTCCAGCGGATCGGCCTGTACTTCGGGCTCGCTCGAACCCTCGCATGTGATGCGTGCGATGGGTATCCCCTACACCGCGGCGCACGGCAGCATCCGCTTCTCGCTGTCGCGCTACAACACGCTTGACGAGATCGAACGCGTCATCGAGGCAGTGCCGCCGATCATTGCGCAGTTGCGCAAGATCTCGCCCTACTGGAACGAGAGCGGTCCAATCGAAGACCCGGACAAGCTGTTCCAACCCGCCTACGCCTGA
- the nifU gene encoding Fe-S cluster assembly protein NifU, whose translation MWDYTEKVKEHFFNPRNAGPLEQANAVGDVGSIQCGDALRLMLDVDPETEIIRDARFQTFGCGSAIASSSALTEIVKGKTLDEALKVSNQDIAAFLDGLPPEKMHCSVMGREALQAAIANYRGEAWKDDHEEGELICKCYAIDSALIERVVRENGLTTLEQVTHFTKAGGACASCHEKIEDVLISIVAARCEAGAIEAAPAAAAPAPIDTVAAEKPRMTNLQRMRKIEEIIESVRPMLQNDHGDIEIVDIVGKNIYVNLKGACMGCALEAATLGAIQQKLFEELGEYVRLLPASQLEMAR comes from the coding sequence ATGTGGGACTACACCGAAAAGGTCAAGGAACACTTCTTCAACCCACGCAACGCCGGCCCGCTGGAACAAGCGAATGCGGTTGGTGATGTCGGCTCCATCCAGTGCGGTGACGCACTTCGCCTGATGCTGGATGTCGACCCGGAAACCGAGATCATCCGCGATGCGCGCTTCCAGACCTTCGGCTGCGGCTCGGCGATTGCGTCGAGCTCGGCGCTCACGGAGATCGTCAAGGGCAAAACCCTGGACGAAGCACTCAAGGTCAGCAACCAGGACATCGCCGCCTTTCTCGATGGGCTGCCACCGGAAAAGATGCACTGCTCGGTGATGGGCCGCGAAGCGCTGCAAGCCGCGATTGCGAACTACCGCGGCGAGGCATGGAAGGACGACCACGAAGAAGGCGAGTTGATCTGCAAGTGCTACGCGATCGATTCGGCGCTGATCGAACGGGTGGTGCGCGAGAACGGCCTCACGACACTCGAACAGGTAACCCACTTCACCAAGGCTGGCGGGGCCTGTGCGTCGTGCCACGAGAAGATCGAGGACGTGCTGATCTCGATCGTCGCCGCTCGTTGCGAAGCCGGCGCAATCGAGGCAGCTCCGGCCGCCGCCGCGCCGGCACCGATCGACACCGTTGCTGCCGAGAAACCGCGCATGACCAACCTCCAGCGCATGCGCAAGATCGAAGAAATCATCGAATCGGTGCGCCCGATGCTGCAGAACGACCATGGCGACATCGAGATCGTCGACATCGTCGGCAAGAACATCTACGTGAACCTCAAAGGCGCCTGCATGGGTTGCGCGCTCGAAGCCGCCACGCTTGGGGCGATCCAGCAAAAGCTGTTCGAAGAGCTGGGCGAATACGTGCGCCTGCTGCCCGCAAGCCAACTCGAGATGGCGCGCTGA
- a CDS encoding CCE_0567 family metalloprotein, whose amino-acid sequence MDSPTLESLEKDVRRLRRIASEWAGQLHDLVEDRLPAAFHEIPGISQSTYDACQAWAEAEARLRAARTEHPL is encoded by the coding sequence ATGGACAGCCCGACACTCGAATCGCTGGAAAAGGACGTCCGCCGCTTGCGGCGCATCGCATCCGAATGGGCAGGCCAACTGCATGACCTGGTCGAGGATCGACTTCCCGCCGCGTTCCACGAGATTCCCGGCATCTCGCAATCCACCTACGACGCGTGCCAAGCCTGGGCCGAAGCGGAAGCCCGGTTGCGCGCGGCACGTACTGAACACCCCTTGTGA
- a CDS encoding NifX-associated nitrogen fixation protein, with product MTTTTTVPDPIFETDFMREMLRQMRALDSYGVHDGKSVEQLLAPFVLTKEARAAIPLLGDPDEVTLARVRAFYNAIAVLIEKECGNMAVPLVHLSHEGFGRVIITVGKLVALDRSLRDVHRFGFDSFSKMKTEADKQLAVAIELVGRHPDVAGL from the coding sequence ATGACGACCACTACCACCGTGCCCGACCCGATCTTCGAAACCGACTTCATGCGCGAAATGCTGCGCCAGATGCGTGCGCTGGACAGCTATGGCGTGCACGACGGCAAGAGCGTTGAGCAGCTGCTTGCACCCTTCGTGCTGACCAAGGAAGCCCGCGCGGCAATTCCGCTGCTGGGCGATCCGGATGAAGTCACGCTCGCTCGTGTGCGTGCCTTCTACAACGCCATCGCGGTGCTGATCGAAAAGGAATGCGGAAACATGGCCGTGCCGCTGGTGCATCTGTCGCACGAAGGCTTCGGCCGCGTGATCATCACCGTGGGCAAGCTCGTTGCACTGGATCGCAGCCTGCGCGATGTGCATCGCTTCGGCTTCGATTCCTTCTCGAAGATGAAGACGGAAGCGGACAAGCAGCTCGCCGTGGCGATCGAACTCGTTGGCCGCCACCCGGACGTGGCCGGCCTGTGA